From the genome of Adhaeribacter pallidiroseus:
GTAGAAGTGTGCACTACTTTACCTAAAGCATTATACATAACCAGGCTAACTTGTTCATTCTGAGTAAAATTTTCGAGCGTTACCTGTAGGTTTGTTCCGGACCCAGGATTCGGGTACACGTTTAACTTTATGCCGGCCGGTTTGCCCGGTTCCGGATTTTTCAGAGCTGCCGGCCCACTAGCCGTTCTGCCGGCGGAATTTACTACCTGAAAGGCAATAGATAAAGCACTACCCGCCGTACCACTCGCGCTGGTTCCGGAATAAGGCGTGGCTTTTAAAGTATAGTTTCCTAGTTTTGGGACCCAGGCGTTATAGTTAGAATTAGATTCGCCAAAAACCGCATAAGGCGCACTGCTTTCTATTTTAATTAAACTTTGCGCTCCGGTTAATTCTGCTTTTACACTGCCTACTGCGCTGGGGCTGGTATTAACCCGGATATTTAAATTTTTGGCAGGCAACTTCGCTATATCCAGGGTGGCGCCATCATTTAGCGTTTGAATATCTTTATCGCTGTCGGCGTTGATTAAGGTAAAGCTTACTACGCCCTGGCTGCCCGTGCTGGTACCCCCGACGGTTATATTTACGCAGAAGCTGGCGCTGCTGTAAGTAGTTCCGCTGCCGGTACTTTTGGCCGTAACGGTGGCCGAGTAACTACCAGCGGCCAAGCCCGAGGTGTTAACAGTAGCTTCTACATCTATCCCGGTTGGGAGGGCAGTACCGCTGCTATTTTTTGTAATAGTTAACCAGCCCGCATTAGAACTTAAGCTGTAGGTTTTTTGATTTTCAACGGTATACAATAGGTTTTTAACAATTATTGTGGCGCCGGAACTTACCGATTTACTAAAACACTTGGCCGTAAAACCAAATTTGTAAGGTGTATGGCGGGTAAAAGAAGCAGTATACGTTTCCCGGCGTTCATCGCTTACTAATTTTTGTGCACCATGCGAAATAATTAATTTAGTACCCACCACTTTTGCAGAAACGCCAAAGTAATACTTAGGCAAGGTATACTGCGTCGCATTAGACCAGGCACCGGAACCGCCGTTGGCATCGGGATTAAACACAAATACGGTTTTTTGCGCATCATCGCCCGAGCCTTGACCACCCACCTGGTAAATTTTTCCGTCAACCGG
Proteins encoded in this window:
- a CDS encoding Kelch repeat-containing protein, which translates into the protein MILQANSSFAQWTRRADALKKRSECPSVLYKNKIYIFGGFGEFPNLEQTSEVYDPATNKWTLRASFPSGKKVSHQGVVLVDDKIWHIGGRAVDTNGPVTSQVIIYDITNNRWLNGPQLIDPATGRALPLGGGGAALVGRTLHVFGGFSPTICLDQTKYHLTLDVDKWRANPSGTRWENKSAPMPLARNHFSTVVLNGKIYAIGGQVKHDCGATELNYVHAYDPVNNSWARLSNLPAPRSHNEMGTFPVDGKIYQVGGQGSGDDAQKTVFVFNPDANGGSGAWSNATQYTLPKYYFGVSAKVVGTKLIISHGAQKLVSDERRETYTASFTRHTPYKFGFTAKCFSKSVSSGATIIVKNLLYTVENQKTYSLSSNAGWLTITKNSSGTALPTGIDVEATVNTSGLAAGSYSATVTAKSTGSGTTYSSASFCVNITVGGTSTGSQGVVSFTLINADSDKDIQTLNDGATLDIAKLPAKNLNIRVNTSPSAVGSVKAELTGAQSLIKIESSAPYAVFGESNSNYNAWVPKLGNYTLKATPYSGTSASGTAGSALSIAFQVVNSAGRTASGPAALKNPEPGKPAGIKLNVYPNPGSGTNLQVTLENFTQNEQVSLVMYNALGKVVHTSTLQTNYEGKGALTMPINGLQKGYYIVKAQGTSGSKQAKVIVE